A single region of the Aeromonas hydrophila subsp. hydrophila ATCC 7966 genome encodes:
- the budA gene encoding acetolactate decarboxylase: METNSSCDCAIEISQQFARWQARQGGGEVYQSSLMSALLAGVYEGETTMADLLRHGDFGLGTFNRLDGELIAFERQIHQLKADGSARPARAEQKTPFAVMTHFRPCLQRRFAHPLSREEIHQWVDRLVGTDNVFVAFRLDGLFEQAQVRTVPCQSPPYKPMLEAIEAQPLFSFSLRRGTLVGFRCPPFVQGINVAGYHEHFITEDRRGGGHILDYAMGHGQLQLSVVQHLNIELPRNPAFQQADLNPADLDRAIRAAEG, encoded by the coding sequence ATGGAAACCAATTCGTCATGTGACTGCGCCATCGAAATCAGCCAGCAGTTTGCCCGCTGGCAGGCTCGCCAGGGGGGCGGCGAGGTCTACCAGAGCTCCCTGATGAGTGCCCTGCTGGCGGGGGTTTATGAGGGGGAGACCACGATGGCCGACCTGCTGCGCCACGGTGACTTCGGCCTCGGGACCTTCAACCGGCTCGACGGCGAGCTGATTGCCTTCGAGCGCCAGATCCACCAGCTCAAGGCTGACGGCTCGGCCCGTCCGGCCAGGGCCGAGCAGAAGACCCCGTTTGCGGTGATGACCCACTTTCGCCCCTGCCTGCAGCGCCGCTTCGCTCACCCCCTGAGCCGCGAGGAGATCCACCAGTGGGTGGATCGGTTGGTGGGTACCGACAACGTCTTCGTCGCCTTTCGACTCGACGGCCTGTTCGAACAGGCGCAGGTGCGCACCGTCCCCTGTCAGAGTCCCCCCTACAAGCCCATGCTGGAGGCCATCGAAGCCCAGCCGCTGTTCTCGTTCAGCCTGCGGCGCGGCACCCTGGTCGGCTTTCGTTGCCCACCCTTCGTGCAGGGGATCAACGTGGCCGGTTATCACGAGCACTTCATCACCGAGGATCGCCGGGGTGGCGGCCACATCCTCGACTACGCCATGGGCCACGGCCAGCTGCAACTGTCGGTGGTGCAACACCTCAACATCGAGCTGCCTCGCAATCCAGCCTTTCAGCAGGCCGACCTCAATCCCGCCGATCTGGACCGCGCCATCCGCGCCGCCGAAGGCTGA
- the alsS gene encoding acetolactate synthase AlsS — MENQHWACGAELVVRHLEAQGVKQVFGIPGAKIDRVFDALEDSPIETIVVRHEANAAFMAAAVGRLTGKAGVALVTSGPGCANLITGLATATSEGDAMVALGGAVRRADGLKLTHQSLDTVSLCRPVTKFSAQVGTGSALSEVMANAFRSAELGRPGAAFVSLPMDIINEPADGAILVPSAIPEPGAADERGIDRALSLLAQARKPVVLLGLLASRPENSLAVRAFLDKSRLPVTGTYQAAGVVDTHHFDDFAGRVGLFNNQPGDKLLQDADLVVCIGYSPIEYDPVLWNGTGERQLLHIDALPAEIDSSYCPAVELVGSISANLARLTRMLHQPLARDPAITALLGEIRAQRHQLAEHAGRLGGTPIHPLRIVKELQDIIGQDMTLCVDMGSFHIWIARYLYSFRARQVLISNGQQTMGVALPWAIGAAMVRPGEKIISVSGDGSFMQSSMELETAVRLKSNIVHIIWVDNGYNMVAMQEEKKYCRSSGVSFGPINFRAYAESFGAAGFAVTCAEDLRATLRAAMAVSGPAVVAIPVDYSDNHLLMEQLRPEMLS; from the coding sequence ATGGAAAATCAACACTGGGCCTGTGGGGCCGAACTGGTGGTGCGCCATCTGGAGGCGCAAGGGGTCAAGCAGGTATTCGGCATTCCCGGGGCCAAGATCGACAGGGTATTCGATGCGCTGGAGGACTCCCCCATCGAGACCATAGTGGTGCGTCACGAGGCGAATGCCGCCTTCATGGCCGCCGCGGTCGGCCGGCTGACCGGCAAGGCCGGGGTGGCGCTGGTGACCTCGGGGCCGGGCTGCGCCAACCTCATCACCGGTCTTGCCACCGCCACCTCGGAAGGGGATGCCATGGTGGCGCTGGGCGGTGCCGTGCGGCGAGCTGACGGCCTCAAGCTCACTCACCAGAGCCTGGATACCGTCAGCCTGTGCCGGCCGGTCACCAAGTTCAGTGCCCAGGTGGGCACCGGCTCCGCCCTCTCCGAGGTGATGGCCAACGCCTTTCGCAGCGCCGAGCTGGGGCGGCCCGGGGCGGCCTTCGTCAGCCTGCCGATGGACATCATCAACGAGCCGGCCGATGGCGCCATTCTGGTGCCGAGCGCTATCCCCGAGCCGGGAGCGGCCGACGAGCGTGGCATCGATCGGGCGCTGAGCCTGCTGGCGCAGGCCCGCAAGCCGGTGGTGCTGCTCGGCCTGCTGGCCAGCCGGCCGGAGAACTCTCTCGCGGTGCGTGCCTTCCTCGACAAGAGCCGGTTACCGGTGACCGGTACCTATCAGGCGGCCGGGGTGGTGGATACCCACCATTTCGACGACTTTGCCGGGCGGGTGGGGCTGTTCAACAACCAGCCGGGGGACAAGCTGCTGCAGGATGCGGATCTGGTGGTCTGCATTGGTTACAGCCCCATCGAATACGATCCCGTGCTGTGGAACGGCACCGGCGAGCGCCAGCTGCTGCACATCGATGCGCTGCCGGCGGAGATCGACAGCAGCTACTGCCCGGCGGTGGAGCTGGTGGGCTCCATCAGCGCCAACCTGGCGCGGCTGACCCGGATGCTGCACCAGCCGCTGGCGCGGGATCCGGCCATTACCGCGCTGCTCGGCGAGATCCGCGCCCAGCGCCATCAGCTCGCCGAACATGCCGGCCGGCTGGGGGGCACCCCCATCCATCCGCTGCGCATCGTCAAGGAGCTGCAGGACATCATCGGGCAGGACATGACCCTGTGCGTGGACATGGGCAGCTTCCACATCTGGATTGCCCGCTATCTCTACAGCTTCCGGGCCCGCCAGGTACTCATCTCCAACGGCCAGCAGACCATGGGGGTGGCGCTACCCTGGGCCATCGGGGCCGCCATGGTGCGGCCGGGTGAGAAGATCATCTCAGTGTCTGGCGACGGCAGCTTCATGCAGTCGAGCATGGAGCTGGAGACCGCGGTGCGGCTCAAGTCCAACATAGTGCACATCATCTGGGTCGATAACGGCTACAACATGGTGGCGATGCAGGAGGAGAAAAAGTACTGCCGCAGCTCCGGGGTGAGTTTCGGCCCTATCAACTTCAGAGCCTATGCCGAGTCGTTCGGGGCAGCCGGGTTTGCCGTCACCTGCGCCGAGGATTTGCGGGCGACGCTGCGTGCCGCCATGGCGGTGAGCGGGCCGGCGGTGGTGGCCATCCCGGTGGACTACAGCGACAACCACCTGCTGATGGAGCAGCTCAGGCCCGAAATGCTCAGTTGA
- a CDS encoding DUF2931 family protein — MKYIVALLWFGLSLMTNAAPQPLPKFAWRYGSGSNIDLTKNTKTEFYLGGKLVYADSLAGGGAGGLFADRIKGQRYYWAGGGGLPIDGVSIPDKAVIELVSFHDRKRYRIKVDLPTDLEQKMRQVYLVEGRYDRRNRLYFGLAPGGYFEVMLTGGGLQLSPDLLLARGIAEVVTDDWYDQKVSIVRQYGMDDFDKKYGELFKQYPVPSGMAWAPIMDAYRAAQPVTDVNPVSE; from the coding sequence ATGAAATATATCGTTGCATTGTTGTGGTTCGGCCTGTCATTGATGACCAATGCGGCGCCACAACCTTTGCCTAAATTTGCTTGGCGTTATGGTTCGGGCAGCAATATAGACCTTACTAAGAACACCAAGACCGAGTTCTATCTTGGAGGGAAACTGGTTTATGCCGACAGCTTGGCTGGAGGCGGGGCTGGAGGTTTATTTGCCGACAGAATCAAGGGACAGCGTTATTATTGGGCGGGCGGTGGAGGCCTGCCTATCGATGGCGTTTCCATCCCCGATAAAGCTGTGATTGAGTTGGTTTCCTTCCATGATCGCAAGCGCTACCGCATCAAGGTGGATTTACCTACCGATCTAGAGCAAAAAATGCGTCAGGTGTATTTAGTCGAAGGACGTTACGATAGACGAAATCGCCTCTATTTTGGTTTGGCTCCTGGTGGTTATTTCGAAGTCATGTTAACCGGGGGGGGATTACAACTTAGCCCTGATCTACTGCTCGCCCGTGGTATTGCCGAAGTTGTGACCGATGATTGGTATGATCAGAAAGTATCGATAGTGCGCCAATATGGTATGGATGATTTTGACAAAAAATATGGTGAACTATTCAAGCAATACCCAGTTCCTAGCGGAATGGCCTGGGCTCCCATCATGGATGCCTACCGTGCTGCCCAACCCGTCACCGATGTGAATCCTGTGTCTGAATAG
- a CDS encoding T6SS phospholipase effector Tle1-like catalytic domain-containing protein, translated as MAADPHCIPCERYDNWVEVDIRDEHNRSFKGLKATLTDETGKSETITLQDGPTLVRGFAVGPVTVKIETPAWLKAAQSREALKEGETTQVPAYTDKLFGHCDVKREHIKVTTGDLCLTDPEQPLPKGHQAGQAQPPRFFTKHSYVIEVKGYQINILRIGVFFDGTANNTFKHREGKSALETALAQCSPEEQQVLLEQCFEGALPDGLNNSEKNDVTNVGKAHDLYLPPSKRSPIVKVYVEGIGTTQGEDDTSLGLGADKGNTSSASRVEQACRTQIVAEIKEQLESILPTIECIHKVEFDVFGFSRGASAARQFVNRIDKKGDHPLVEAMAADPDIPLKAGFDWASRDDVRIQFVGLFDTVVSSYLWGKRNVTLAPDCAERVVHIVAADEWRYHFDLTRITDDAAGTAIADGFTEVIIPGAHSDIGGGYYSRWSLRDPNAVSPLITEKCVIATFNSDAMPYVNPTDAQSYRDALAYAKMRAGQGWAKGVVSLASHRDTTQLGYLNVRPRPLGPITGSQSGGHRNICVDVVLHRVVEGEYSRIPLHMMVEAARDAGVPFKTWISQGDNAYRLDSALSYPTVNLAKLDELWVDVAKRRGEVINLARSLPDELYQKLRLSYLHYSADTGLVNTPNRVGDKEIRKLTGNDKGGY; from the coding sequence ATGGCGGCAGATCCCCACTGTATCCCTTGCGAACGTTATGATAACTGGGTAGAGGTAGACATTCGCGATGAGCACAACCGTTCGTTCAAGGGGCTCAAGGCCACTTTGACTGACGAAACCGGCAAGTCAGAGACGATCACCCTGCAGGATGGACCCACTCTGGTGCGAGGGTTTGCAGTTGGTCCGGTGACAGTAAAAATCGAGACGCCAGCCTGGCTCAAGGCGGCACAGTCCCGTGAGGCCCTCAAGGAGGGTGAGACCACACAGGTACCCGCCTATACAGACAAGTTATTCGGGCACTGCGACGTCAAGCGAGAGCATATCAAGGTGACCACCGGCGACCTTTGTCTCACCGACCCAGAGCAGCCACTGCCGAAAGGGCATCAGGCAGGACAGGCCCAGCCTCCTCGTTTTTTCACCAAACACTCCTATGTGATTGAAGTGAAAGGCTATCAGATCAATATCTTGCGTATCGGTGTGTTCTTTGATGGCACCGCCAACAACACCTTCAAGCACAGGGAAGGGAAAAGTGCATTGGAGACAGCCTTGGCGCAATGCAGCCCGGAAGAGCAACAAGTATTGCTGGAACAGTGTTTTGAAGGGGCGTTACCTGATGGCTTGAATAACAGCGAGAAAAACGACGTCACCAATGTTGGCAAAGCTCATGACTTGTATCTTCCCCCAAGCAAACGCTCTCCTATCGTGAAGGTTTATGTTGAGGGGATAGGCACGACCCAAGGTGAGGATGATACCAGCTTGGGTCTTGGTGCGGATAAAGGTAATACCTCCAGCGCCTCACGTGTCGAACAGGCTTGTCGTACTCAGATTGTTGCGGAGATAAAAGAGCAACTTGAAAGCATATTGCCCACTATTGAGTGCATTCATAAGGTCGAGTTCGATGTGTTTGGCTTTAGCCGGGGCGCCTCTGCCGCTCGCCAGTTTGTAAACCGTATCGATAAGAAAGGGGACCACCCACTGGTGGAGGCCATGGCTGCTGACCCCGATATTCCCTTGAAGGCGGGCTTTGACTGGGCCAGTCGCGATGATGTGCGAATCCAGTTTGTCGGGTTGTTTGATACCGTGGTCAGTTCCTATCTGTGGGGTAAACGTAATGTGACGCTGGCCCCTGACTGTGCCGAGCGGGTGGTGCATATCGTGGCGGCTGATGAGTGGCGTTATCACTTTGACTTGACCCGTATCACTGACGATGCAGCAGGCACCGCGATTGCGGACGGTTTTACCGAGGTCATTATTCCTGGCGCTCACTCCGATATTGGTGGAGGCTATTACAGCCGCTGGAGCCTGCGTGATCCTAATGCGGTATCCCCGTTAATTACAGAAAAGTGTGTGATCGCAACTTTCAATTCCGATGCGATGCCATACGTCAATCCAACCGATGCCCAATCATATCGAGATGCCCTTGCCTATGCCAAAATGCGGGCTGGACAAGGCTGGGCCAAAGGCGTTGTGTCCCTAGCTAGCCATCGTGATACAACTCAACTTGGCTATTTGAATGTGCGTCCTAGGCCACTGGGGCCGATCACGGGCAGTCAATCAGGGGGCCATAGGAACATCTGCGTCGATGTGGTGCTGCACCGGGTGGTGGAGGGGGAATATTCACGTATACCGCTGCACATGATGGTAGAAGCGGCGCGGGATGCAGGTGTGCCTTTTAAGACGTGGATATCACAAGGTGACAATGCCTACCGTTTGGATAGCGCACTTTCGTATCCCACAGTGAACTTGGCCAAACTCGATGAGCTATGGGTTGATGTGGCCAAACGGCGCGGAGAGGTGATCAACTTGGCTCGTAGTTTACCTGACGAGCTGTACCAAAAGTTGCGGCTAAGTTATTTGCACTACAGCGCTGACACTGGACTGGTAAACACACCCAACAGGGTTGGTGACAAAGAAATCCGTAAGCTGACTGGCAATGATAAGGGAGGTTATTAA
- a CDS encoding LysR family transcriptional regulator, with protein sequence MEFRYLRYLVAVADKQSFTRAAEALGMAQPPLSQQIRKFEQEVGTPLFHRLTRSVELTEAGLSLYQDAKGILAQTEQAMQKARRIARGQLGSLRLGFAGSTVLHPSVLQLIHDFRQAWPEVSLHPIENSMPNLVRDLVSEELDAAILRLPCSSSSALAHHLIDEEEMLIALPPHHPLAGSGAIPIEALAQDPFILFPRELGPGLHDAITQRCQRAGFSPRLGSQSPQVISTVGMVQAGFGVAIIPRSVSELHPHGVSYHPIATEPLTTRISLATRRHPRQKSLQHLIGLIPGHH encoded by the coding sequence ATGGAATTCCGTTACCTGCGCTACCTGGTGGCCGTGGCAGACAAACAGAGCTTTACCCGCGCCGCCGAGGCGCTGGGCATGGCCCAGCCGCCGCTCAGCCAGCAGATCCGCAAATTCGAACAGGAGGTGGGCACGCCGCTGTTTCACCGGCTGACCCGCAGCGTGGAGCTGACCGAGGCTGGGCTGAGCCTCTATCAGGATGCCAAGGGGATACTGGCGCAGACCGAGCAGGCCATGCAGAAGGCCAGGCGCATCGCTCGCGGCCAGCTGGGTTCGCTGCGCCTCGGCTTTGCCGGCTCCACCGTGCTGCACCCGAGCGTGTTGCAACTCATCCACGACTTTCGTCAAGCCTGGCCGGAGGTCAGCCTGCACCCCATCGAGAACAGCATGCCCAACCTGGTGCGCGATCTGGTGAGCGAGGAGCTGGATGCCGCCATTCTGCGCCTGCCCTGCAGCAGCAGCTCGGCGCTGGCCCACCACCTCATCGACGAGGAGGAGATGCTGATCGCCCTCCCCCCACACCATCCGCTGGCCGGCAGTGGCGCCATCCCCATCGAGGCGCTGGCACAGGATCCCTTCATCCTGTTCCCCCGCGAGCTCGGGCCCGGGCTGCACGACGCCATCACCCAGCGCTGCCAGCGGGCCGGCTTCAGTCCCCGCCTCGGCAGCCAGAGCCCACAGGTGATCTCCACCGTCGGCATGGTGCAAGCCGGCTTCGGGGTCGCCATCATCCCGCGCTCGGTCAGCGAGCTGCACCCCCACGGCGTCAGCTATCACCCCATTGCCACCGAGCCGCTCACCACCCGCATCAGCCTCGCCACCCGCCGCCATCCCCGTCAAAAAAGCCTGCAGCATCTGATTGGGCTGATCCCCGGCCATCATTGA
- a CDS encoding YajQ family cyclic di-GMP-binding protein codes for MPSFDIVSEVKMNEVLNAVDNANRELATRFDFRGVEASFELNKEEVKLEADADFQLKQMVEILRAALLKRNIENSSMDVGDSVHSGKRFHLTVKFKQGIDKEVAKKLVKLIKDSKIKVQAAIQGDEVRVTGKKRDDLQETMALVRGAELGQPMQFQNFRD; via the coding sequence ATGCCGTCATTCGATATTGTCTCTGAAGTCAAAATGAACGAGGTGTTGAACGCCGTCGACAACGCCAATCGTGAACTGGCGACCCGTTTCGATTTTCGTGGTGTCGAAGCCAGCTTCGAATTGAACAAGGAAGAGGTCAAGCTGGAGGCCGATGCCGATTTCCAGCTCAAGCAGATGGTCGAGATCCTGCGCGCTGCCCTGCTCAAGCGCAACATCGAGAACAGTTCCATGGACGTGGGTGACAGCGTTCACTCCGGCAAGCGCTTCCACCTGACCGTGAAGTTCAAGCAGGGGATCGACAAGGAAGTCGCCAAGAAGCTGGTGAAGCTGATCAAGGATTCCAAGATCAAGGTGCAGGCCGCCATTCAGGGCGACGAAGTGCGCGTCACCGGCAAGAAGCGTGACGACCTGCAGGAGACCATGGCTCTGGTGCGCGGCGCCGAGCTGGGTCAGCCGATGCAGTTCCAGAATTTCCGCGACTGA
- a CDS encoding nucleoside-specific channel-forming Tsx family protein, translating to MAKFTKTLIAAGLLAAAATPAFAADYSGDIHKNDYKWMQFNVMHTIDQRPFTTGAEDYNDTYFEMEFGGRSGLFDLYGYVDVFDIFDSRHSDKHKGQNLFMKFAPRMSLDALTGKDLSFGPVQEVYIASLNNIGDNQMENMIGLGADVQVPWFGKVGMNLYARHATENQFFTEEEGEWNGYWFAMNWFKPFYTFSNGSFVSYQGYLDYAFDLDTHNRADRTSDNLATFHGIYWHSDRYAVGYGLKYFMDAYGTKDGSTAYDGTPWKSSGFSHYFSVTYKF from the coding sequence ATGGCCAAATTTACCAAGACTCTGATCGCTGCCGGTCTGCTGGCTGCCGCCGCTACCCCGGCCTTCGCTGCTGACTACAGCGGTGACATCCACAAGAATGACTACAAGTGGATGCAGTTCAACGTCATGCACACCATCGACCAACGTCCTTTCACCACCGGTGCTGAAGATTACAACGACACCTACTTCGAAATGGAATTCGGTGGTCGCTCCGGCCTGTTTGACCTGTACGGTTACGTCGACGTCTTCGATATCTTCGACTCCCGTCACAGCGACAAGCACAAGGGTCAGAACCTGTTCATGAAGTTTGCGCCGCGTATGTCTCTGGATGCGCTGACTGGTAAAGATCTCTCCTTTGGTCCGGTGCAAGAGGTCTACATCGCCTCTCTGAACAACATCGGCGACAACCAGATGGAGAACATGATCGGTCTGGGTGCTGATGTACAAGTGCCTTGGTTCGGCAAAGTGGGCATGAACCTGTATGCTCGTCACGCCACCGAAAACCAGTTCTTCACCGAAGAAGAGGGTGAGTGGAACGGTTACTGGTTCGCCATGAACTGGTTCAAACCTTTCTACACCTTCAGCAACGGCAGCTTCGTCTCCTACCAGGGCTACCTGGACTACGCCTTCGATCTGGACACCCACAACCGTGCTGACCGTACCAGCGACAACCTGGCTACCTTCCACGGTATCTACTGGCACTCCGATCGCTACGCCGTCGGTTACGGCCTGAAGTACTTCATGGATGCCTACGGCACCAAAGATGGCTCCACTGCCTACGACGGTACCCCGTGGAAGAGCTCTGGCTTCAGCCACTACTTCTCCGTTACCTACAAGTTCTAA
- a CDS encoding DUF2931 family protein — protein sequence MRWILLLLLLPLVAACQAAPTGPKQLDWRHMVGSNADEIWVTEVLFYRQGQLVDASTNGSSSRVDAESLRARDYRWLITAGRRDIHPAPDRVEVEWISFHDKKRYRISLALPAELESMIAQPYRIKVRDEWREVRRDNIGLGMATGGYVEAFLTNAKVKPDILLARGIANEIQTSQDKENPVTKVYKEWFDDFDKAYGNTYKQYPTPSGMDWAPIMDAYRTAQPKTDTDPVR from the coding sequence ATGCGCTGGATACTCTTACTGCTGCTGTTGCCATTAGTCGCAGCCTGTCAAGCAGCTCCCACAGGCCCCAAGCAACTGGACTGGCGCCATATGGTAGGATCCAATGCTGATGAAATATGGGTGACGGAGGTGCTTTTTTATCGTCAGGGACAATTGGTAGATGCCTCAACCAACGGATCGTCGAGTCGCGTTGATGCAGAATCACTTCGTGCAAGGGACTATCGCTGGTTGATAACTGCCGGTCGCCGAGATATTCACCCCGCCCCCGATCGGGTAGAAGTGGAGTGGATTTCATTCCACGATAAAAAGCGCTATCGCATTAGCCTGGCCTTGCCAGCAGAGCTGGAAAGCATGATTGCGCAACCTTATCGCATCAAAGTGAGGGATGAGTGGCGTGAAGTACGCCGAGATAACATTGGCTTAGGTATGGCCACCGGTGGTTATGTGGAGGCGTTTTTAACCAACGCCAAAGTGAAGCCTGATATCTTGCTGGCCAGGGGGATTGCTAACGAAATTCAAACCTCGCAAGACAAGGAAAATCCTGTCACCAAAGTATACAAAGAGTGGTTCGACGATTTTGACAAAGCATACGGTAATACCTACAAGCAATATCCTACCCCCAGTGGTATGGACTGGGCACCTATCATGGATGCATATCGCACTGCCCAACCCAAGACGGATACTGACCCAGTAAGGTGA
- a CDS encoding ketopantoate reductase family protein: protein MPSGSRDYNLTQSRHTSSPQWTLLGCGALGGVFASLLTQSGQATRVLLRERHRSTLHPGIDFTSLEGHTQLINIERGFISQPGQIKRLLVMTKAGQVIEALTPLVGQLATDVPIVLLHNGMGIAEQVVTLFPHNPIIAGVTSHGAMQSGHFVFRHTGKGETWLGPVNEAARAHAALADDLAAALGQAGWDEQIQARQWQKLAVNCAINPLTALYKLKNGELAGPRFADALQQICVEVADVMQAEGQPTGSDELLRRVMTVVELTADNYSSMYQDMEQGRETEIEAITGFLLARAASHGIAVPVNQGLYQAIKEKQ, encoded by the coding sequence ATGCCAAGCGGATCACGCGATTACAACCTGACACAAAGTCGACACACCTCCTCCCCCCAATGGACACTGCTGGGCTGCGGCGCCCTGGGCGGCGTCTTCGCCTCCCTGTTGACTCAAAGCGGCCAGGCCACTCGCGTCTTGCTGCGCGAGCGCCACCGCTCCACCCTGCACCCGGGCATCGACTTTACCTCGCTGGAGGGCCACACCCAGCTCATCAACATCGAACGCGGTTTCATCAGCCAGCCCGGCCAGATCAAACGGCTGCTGGTGATGACCAAAGCCGGCCAGGTCATCGAGGCGCTGACGCCGCTGGTGGGCCAGCTGGCGACCGACGTGCCCATCGTGCTGCTGCACAACGGCATGGGGATCGCCGAGCAGGTAGTCACCCTGTTCCCGCACAATCCGATCATCGCTGGCGTCACCAGCCACGGCGCCATGCAGAGCGGCCACTTCGTGTTCCGCCACACCGGCAAGGGCGAAACCTGGCTCGGCCCGGTCAACGAGGCGGCCAGAGCCCACGCCGCCCTGGCTGACGATCTGGCGGCCGCCCTCGGCCAGGCCGGCTGGGATGAACAGATCCAGGCGCGCCAGTGGCAGAAGCTGGCGGTCAACTGCGCCATCAACCCGCTCACCGCGCTCTACAAGCTCAAGAATGGCGAGCTGGCCGGTCCGCGCTTTGCCGATGCCCTGCAGCAGATCTGCGTGGAAGTGGCCGACGTGATGCAGGCCGAAGGCCAGCCCACCGGCAGCGACGAACTGCTGCGCCGGGTCATGACGGTGGTGGAGCTCACCGCCGACAATTACTCTTCCATGTATCAGGACATGGAGCAGGGGCGCGAGACCGAGATCGAGGCCATCACCGGCTTCCTGCTGGCCCGGGCTGCCAGCCACGGCATCGCGGTGCCGGTCAATCAGGGTCTCTATCAGGCCATCAAAGAGAAGCAGTGA
- a CDS encoding DJ-1 family glyoxalase III codes for MSVLVLVAPGSEEIETVAIVDTLVRGAIEVVLASCCPAGQRQIRASRGVQLVADCHLDELADQEFEAIVVPGGLPGSEVIRDTPRAIALLKAQAAAQRWRAAICAAPAVVLQHHDLLGDASATCHPAFQAQLPAAQLSTARVVTDQAHRLITSQGPGTAIEFALELVRVLRGDEAARTVAGPMVLPPRSCPE; via the coding sequence ATGAGCGTTCTGGTACTGGTGGCCCCCGGGTCGGAAGAGATCGAGACGGTCGCCATCGTCGATACCCTGGTGCGCGGGGCCATCGAGGTGGTGCTCGCCTCCTGCTGTCCGGCCGGGCAGCGCCAGATCCGCGCCTCCCGCGGGGTGCAGCTGGTGGCGGATTGCCACCTCGACGAGCTGGCGGATCAGGAGTTCGAGGCCATCGTCGTGCCGGGCGGCCTGCCCGGCAGCGAGGTTATCCGCGATACGCCGCGCGCCATCGCCCTGCTCAAGGCGCAGGCGGCAGCGCAGCGCTGGCGGGCAGCCATCTGCGCCGCCCCCGCCGTGGTGCTGCAGCACCACGATCTGCTGGGGGATGCCAGCGCCACCTGCCATCCCGCTTTTCAGGCACAGCTGCCTGCGGCGCAGCTCAGCACGGCGCGGGTGGTGACCGATCAGGCCCATCGCCTGATCACCAGCCAGGGGCCGGGCACCGCCATCGAGTTTGCCCTCGAGCTGGTACGGGTGCTGCGCGGTGACGAAGCCGCCCGTACGGTGGCCGGCCCCATGGTGTTGCCCCCTCGCTCATGCCCTGAGTGA